The Sediminispirochaeta smaragdinae DSM 11293 genome has a segment encoding these proteins:
- the iolG gene encoding inositol 2-dehydrogenase yields the protein MAKTVRIGLIGLGRIGRLHGNNLVASVRGAEVTAAADIVMNDEIRDWVSCLGIKKIYDDPVKLIQDSDVDAVFICSSTASHAELILEASKAGKHIFCEKPIHTDAGVIKHALSSVKASGVKLQVGFVRRFDHNHKKVHDTVASGAMGHPHIVKVTSRDPEPQPIEYVATSGGIFMDMTIHDFDMARYLSGSEVSEVAAYGTIMIDPGLKKYDDVDTAIIMLKFENGAIGVIENSRAARYGYDQRVEVHCDKGCVQDFNDRINTSMISTADGVFCEKPTWFFLERYNDAFIAEAQSFVDAIINDRDPEVSGLDGLMPVYIAIAAKKSLQENRPVKISEVVV from the coding sequence ATGGCAAAAACAGTGCGAATAGGACTGATCGGCTTGGGTCGTATAGGAAGATTACACGGTAATAATCTCGTTGCATCGGTAAGGGGTGCTGAAGTGACAGCAGCTGCAGACATTGTGATGAATGACGAGATCCGCGATTGGGTGTCCTGCCTTGGAATAAAGAAAATTTATGATGACCCTGTAAAGCTTATACAGGACTCTGATGTTGATGCTGTTTTTATCTGTTCTTCGACAGCTTCTCATGCCGAACTGATTCTTGAAGCCTCAAAGGCAGGTAAGCATATTTTCTGCGAAAAGCCGATTCATACCGATGCTGGTGTAATAAAACATGCTTTGTCGTCGGTTAAGGCCTCTGGGGTAAAACTACAAGTAGGGTTTGTTCGCCGATTCGATCATAATCATAAAAAAGTTCATGATACCGTAGCATCTGGTGCGATGGGTCATCCTCATATTGTAAAGGTTACTTCCAGAGATCCCGAACCGCAACCAATAGAGTATGTAGCAACATCTGGTGGCATTTTCATGGATATGACGATTCATGATTTTGATATGGCTCGTTATTTATCGGGGAGCGAAGTCTCTGAGGTTGCAGCTTACGGTACTATTATGATCGATCCAGGTCTTAAAAAGTATGATGATGTAGATACGGCTATCATAATGCTTAAGTTTGAAAATGGGGCAATAGGTGTTATAGAAAATAGTAGAGCGGCTAGATATGGTTATGATCAACGCGTCGAAGTTCATTGTGACAAAGGCTGTGTTCAGGATTTTAATGATCGGATAAATACATCCATGATAAGTACTGCCGATGGAGTGTTCTGCGAGAAGCCTACGTGGTTTTTTCTCGAGCGTTATAATGATGCTTTTATTGCAGAGGCTCAAAGCTTTGTTGATGCAATTATTAACGACAGGGATCCGGAAGTCTCCGGCCTCGATGGTTTAATGCCTGTGTATATTGCCATTGCAGCAAAAAAATCCCTTCAGGAAAATCGTCCTGTTAAAATAAGCGAAGTAGTGGTATAA